GGGCGGTTTGAGCTATTTTGTCACTATTCTGACAATGGGGGTAGGAATGCAATCTTTCCCCTTTCTGGGACTTCCGTTCTGTCAGACAGTTCGGGGGTTTACcgatggaggtgggggagggggccctcCCTCATAGTGGTGGATGAAAGGCTTTGCTGAAAAGGTGCCCTCTAGGCCCAAATGTGGCTGAGGGAAAAGAATAGAAACGCATCCCTTGCACAGAGAGGTTAAAGACACGCTCTAGGTTAAGTGACACGCTCGAAACCCTAAACCCCTAACCACTCCATTATAAGATCCCATGTCAGATGgggaagatgagcagggacaaaTGTGGCTCTTCCAGGGATCGAGTGCGAGAGGGTCTTTGGTTCAATGGTCCCAAACTATCCTTTTATTCTCAGCAGGCACAGAGGAGGTTTTAATCTCGGGAGGGTTctgtgcccctcctccctccaaagACTGGGAGGAACTAGCTGCAAATCCCCCATAATCCATCAGCACCCGGGTCTCCAccccacagcagcacacagcCTCGGCAGCCAGGTGACCGCACTCATCCCTGCTGCCCCCCACGGCACCCACTCTTCCTCACCATGGGGAACAGCAAGAGCGGGGCCCTGTCCAAGGAAATCCTGGAGGAGCTTCAACTCAACACCAAGTTCACGGAGGAGGAGCTGAGCGCCTGGTACCAGTCCTTCTTGAAGGAGTGCCCGAGCGGCCGCATCACGCGGCAGGAGTTCGAAAGCATCTACTCCAAGTTCTTCCCCGACTCTGACCCCAAGGCCTATGCGCAGCACGTGTTCCGCAGCTTCGATGCCAACAGCGATGGGACGCTGGACTTCAAGGAGTACGTGATCGCTCTGCACATGACCACAGCGGGCAAGCCCACGCAGAAGCTCGAATGGGCCTTCTCGCTCTACGACGTGGATGGCAATGGGACCATCAGCAAGAACGAAGTGTTGGAGATTGTCATGGTCagtgtgtctctgtccctgctgcctgtgtggggtggggaggaggccaAGGGATGACGGCCACAGATGCTGTTGTAGCCCAGTGGAGTGCGGGCTGGGACAGAGGCCAGgacagggggcagggaagggccTCCGATGTAATGAGAGGAATAGATGGTAAGTACCTCCCTACTGTGTCATCTGCTTCCCAAAGAACAACCCAGGCGTTGCCTAATAAGTATAGTTTTaaatttccccccttttccttcctccttactTCACCCCCCTACCCCTCCCTCCTGCGTCCTttgctgccttcctgccttccttccttccttcctttcttcctctcccttgctcttttcctcccttctggtttccctccctctttcttccttttttttttttttttttttt
The genomic region above belongs to Acomys russatus chromosome 25, mAcoRus1.1, whole genome shotgun sequence and contains:
- the Rcvrn gene encoding recoverin, yielding MGNSKSGALSKEILEELQLNTKFTEEELSAWYQSFLKECPSGRITRQEFESIYSKFFPDSDPKAYAQHVFRSFDANSDGTLDFKEYVIALHMTTAGKPTQKLEWAFSLYDVDGNGTISKNEVLEIVMAIFKMIKPEDMKHLPDDENTPEKRAEKIWTFFGKKDDDKLTEEEFIEGTLANKEILRLIQFEPQKVKEKIKEKK